CCTGTGGATGCTCCGTCGGGCGAAAGCAGGGCCCCGATTCTCCGACACGCCGCGTGCACAGCCGCAACCGCGCTCACCTGGATGGTTGGGTTGGGTCCATGGCAAAACCGGGACGCCCCAGCAAGGGGCCGCGTCGGCTGGTGCGGGGCAGGATGCCCGACCCCTCGCTGACGCCGTCGACGAGGTCTGGAAGGCGTCACCGTACGCCGATCGCACCGAGTGGCTTCAGGCTGTCCTTGCTGATGCCGTCGGTATGCCTGAGTACAAGCCAACTCCGCGATGCACGCGCCAGGAGGCCCTAGACATCCCTGTATAACCCCATACATGCGAACGGGCCCGCCCCGAAGGGGCGGGCCCAAACCCAAGAAGCGGATCACCCGATGCTGGCGGGCGGGAGGTGATCGGCCCCGGTTAGTGCGCCTCACGGCGTCCAACAAGGATGGGATCACTATAGCCGTGTCAGACAGGAACGCTGTAGCGCTAGCGCTACAGCCGCCCCGCGTGTCGGGCGCCGCTGACCGATATGAGCGATCTGAGGCTGATCCGAAGCTCGTTTGGGCGGCCACAGCGCCCTTGCTCGCAGGTAAGGCGCACGTCCGTCTCGCCGTGCGCCGCGGCGACGGGATCGAGTACCCCGGCAGCCAGGAGAAGCCGCTCACCGACCGGCTCCCGGCCGCCCGGCCGCAGTGCGCGTCTACGGCGACGACGGCGCCTGCGTCGCTTTGTTCCTCGACCTCGACTCCTCGCGCGGCGGCACAGACGCCGTTACGCGCGACGCGCGCGCCCTCGTCACGTGGCTGGTCGAGTGCGGTGCGCGCGTCATCGAGGACGTCTCCCCAACGGCGGCCGGCACATCTACGTCCCGCTCGCCAACCGGCTAGAGCAGCCGGCCGCCCGCGAGCTGGTCGAGGCACTGGCCCTGCGCTTCCCGACGATCGACGCCGGCCCGCACCGCTCGGCCCGCTCAGGCTGCATCCGAACCCCAGGCTCGCGCCACGCCTCCGGCGGGCACCAGGAGCTGGTGACGTCTCTCGCGGAATCCGTCGACGTCCTGCACCGTCGCAACCGGCCCGACGTCGTCGAGGCCATCCGCATCCGCCTGAAGCCTCAGATCGCCGCCTGGCAGGCGTCCCAGGCACCTGCAGCCACGTACGAAGCCCCGCCGCCCCGCGCAGCGGCAACGACGAGGAGGCCACGCGCGAGGGCAAGCGCGGCATCAGCCCGCAGATGAAGGCGATCGCCGTCGAGGGCGCCTACGACACCGCACGGTATGTCTCGCCGTCTGAGGCCCGCCAGGCCGTCATGACCGCGGCCGCACGCGCCGGATGGACGCTCAACGACGTCCTGGTCCGGCTCGAAGACGGCCGCTGGCCCGGCCTCGCCGGCATGTACGCGGCCAAGTACGCCGCCGCCGGCACACGCCGCCGACGCGTCACCCAGGACTACAACAAGGCCGCCGCCGAAGTCGCGCGCACCCCGCACCGCAAGAACACCGCAGGTCAGAGCGGGAATCCGCATATCCACAGATCCAACACAAGCCTCCCTAAGTCACAGGGGGCAGCCCACAACCCCACGCTCAAACCGCACGAACGGACGCCGACGCCGAGCACGCGTTCATCCGCACCTGGACCACCGCGCTCTTCACCCTCGAACGACACCGACTTGCCAAGTACGGCGTCAAGGTCCGGTGGCTCGCCCGAGCGCTGGCAGAGGCCGCCAGCAAGTCCGCAAACCGCTACTTCGCATTCGGGTCACGCTCCCTCGCCGTCGCAGTCGGCTGCGACCACACGACCGTGGCCGCGCTGCTCCCGGTGCTCGTCAAGGAGGGCTGGATCGACCGCATCGAGGTCGGGCGCGGCAAGGACGCAGACCTGTACGGGCTCACCCTCCGCGTGACCTGGTCGGACGGGTCGAGACGATGCGCTGGCACCGCGGGAAGGTCCACGCGATGCGGCCCGCGTTCCGCGAGCTCGGTGACGTCGCCGGCCTCGTGTTCGAAGCGCTCGAGCTCGGCCTGGCCCACACCACCACAGGGCTCATCGAGGCGACCGGGTTCTCCCCTCCGCCGTCTCAGCTGCGGTCGACGTCCTGGCGGCGCACGGCGCCGTCGACCGCACCCCCGCCGGCCTCGTGCCCCGCCCCGAACGGCTAGGACGCATCGCGGAAGACCTCGGCGCGCTCGACGACGTCGCCCAGCAGCTGCGCACATACGCCCGGCACCGCCGCGCGTGGCACGCCTACCTCGCCCGCCACGAAGTCCTCACCGCGGTGAGGGAAGAAGACCTGCTCTACGACCCGCTTGACGACGAGTACTGGCTCCCACCGCCCGACCTCGTCGACGACAGCGCGTGGACGCTCGTCGACGCCGCGGCGTAAGCCTGGCCCAGGCTGACCAGCGCGGATGCGGCGAGGGCGATCCCGGCTGCGCCGGGAACCGAGAGGAGGCCGCTGCGCGGCCCGATGATCGCGCCCTTCGGGCGCGAGTTTTCCTCCCCTCCTGGCTCTCCATGATCGCCGGGCCGGGGCTCCGCGCAAGGCCCGCGCCTACGGCGCCGGCCCTCCTCCGAACAAGTTCGGGCGCGGTCGCTGCGCTCCCTTATATCGCCCGAACTTCTTCTCCCCCGGCCCGGTCCCGGGCCTTGCACTCCACCCCTTGAACCCGGCGGTCATTCCGGAGCCAGGAGGGTGCGGAAAAAGGTCGGGGCCACCAGGTGGTTGCCGCCCGTAGCGAGAGGAACGAAACGATGGACGCAATGCACGAGCTGTTCGGAGAGGTCATCCACGCTTACACCCGCGCGCAGGCGATCGAGGACGGCGTCCTCGTCGACGCCACCGAGACCGCCCGCGAGGCAGGGTTCGCCGTCCCCGTCGCGCTCACCGCGGCCGCGTGGGCCGACGCGGTCGCGTGGAACCACGGCGGCGGCCAGGACGAGGCCGGGCGCCTGTGGGACGTGCTGTTCATGGCCGCCATGACCGTCCGCGGCGTGACCGACCCCACCACCACTCGCGTCCCGGTGCGGCTGCTCCGGGTGCCGAACACCGCCCGTGCCCGCCGCGCGACGCTCACGACGCTGCACCTGCACAGCGGCCCGGCGACCACGGCGAGCACGTCATCACCGTCATGATGCCCGACGAAGACTGACCAGAATAGTACTGATACCACCATTAGAGGGGGAAGCCATGAGCACCATCACCGCCGACCGCCGCGAGGCGATCTGCCGCGCAGGCCGCGCCGTCGTCTGCCTGTCCGTCGACCACGACGCCACCGAGCCCGCCCACCGCCAGGCCGCGATCGTCAACGACGTCCGCGCCTACGACGCCCGCGAGGCATGGGACGCCGTCGCCGCCCTCGAACACATGGTGTTCACGCGCGGGCTCGCACCCGCCACCGACTAACCCGAATAGTACTGTTACCAGCAATAGGAGAGTCATTGTGTCCGAGCAGTTCACCGGCGCCCGCCGCGCCACCATCACCGCCACCGTCACGTTCGACGCCTATCTCATGCCCGGCGAGGAGGGCACGGCCACGCCCGAGGGCCTGGCCGCGCAGATCGCGCACGAGCTGGCCGACGCGATCGCCTACCGGGCCGGGTGGACCACCGACGCCGAGCCCGCCAAGGTCGAGGCCCAGGCCCGGGCCATCCGCTCCGAGCTGAGCTGACCGCAGCGGTGGCGTCGGCCCATCGAGGGCCGACGCCACCGGCGAGGGGCCGCGGCCCCTCGCGCTCCCCGCTCGGGCCTACGGCCCGTGAACGAGGCCGCTGCGCGGCCGCTGTGATCGCGCCCTTCGGGCGCGAGTTTTTCTCCCCCTCCTGGCTCTCCATGATCGCCGGGCCGGGGCTCCGCGCAAGGCCCGCGCCTACGGCGCCGGCATTCCCCCGAGAACTTCTGGGCCGCGTCGCTTCGCTCCTTATATCGGCCAAGAACTTCTCTCCTCCTGCCGGTCCCGGGCCTTGCACTCCACCCCTTGAACCCGGCGGTCATTCCGGAGCCAGGAGGGTGCGAAAAAAGGTCGGCCCACCTGGGCAGTCGCTCCCGTCAGCGTTGAGAGGAACCGCCGCGATGAACTCCCGCACCGTCACCACCTACTTCCCCCAGGTCGACCACAGCGCCGCGCGGCCGCGCGCGGTCGAGACCTCGAAGCCCTGGGCGCCCGTCGGCGTCGTCGGGCCGACCACCGGCCACACCTGGACCGCCCTGGACACCGGCGAGCGATGGAACGGCTGCCCCGTGATCGCGTTCACCTACTCGGTCATGCGCGCCATCATCGCCGCGGGCGACGGCGCCGACGTCGACGGCGGCGGCCTGACGACCGACCCCCGCGGCAGGATCATCGACACCACGGGCGCCGACGTCGAGGCCGTGCCGTCCCTGACGGTCAGCATCGAGAACCGCACCACCGTCGTCTACATCCCCGCCGGGCGCTGCTGGGACACCGTCACCCTGCCCGACTACGACGAGCACGACCGCTGCCGCCACTGCGGCGCTCACCTGGCCGAGCCCTGCTCGCCCGGATGCCCCGCACCCGCGCTTGAACCTCCCCAATAGTACTAATCCCAGCAAGAGAGGCAGGACCGATGGCCCGCAAGATCAAGACCACCAAGAGCCCCGAGGAGCGCCGCGCCGAGGCCGAGGCGCTGCACGCCACCATCACCGAGCAGGTCGAGGCCCTGTGCGAGTCGGCCGCGTGGACCCGATTTCTCGAGTTCGCCCGGTCGTTCCACCACTACAGCCTGAACAACCTCCTGCTGATCCTCGCGCAGAAGCCCGAGGCAACCCAGGTCGCGGGTTACCGCACCTGGCAGAAGCTGGGCCGCCAAGTCCGCAAGGGCGAGCGCGGCATCCGCATCTTCGGCGGCCGCGACGTCGTGACCACCGCGAAGGACGAGGAGACCGGCGAGGAGTCCGAGACCCGCCGCAGCCGGTTCTTCCCCGTCTCGGTGTTCGACAAGAGCCAGACCGACGCCGTCGCCGGCGTCGACGACCCCGGCACCATCGCCCACCGCCTCACCGGCGACGACCCCGCGGGCATCCTGGCCGCCGTCGTCGACTACCTGACGGCCGAGGGCTGGACCGTCGAGCGCGCGCCCATCAAGGGCGAGACCAACGGCTACACCACCACCGACGGAACCCGCCGCGTCGTGATCGACGCCGACCTCTCCCCCGCCCAGGCCGCCAAGACCGCGCTGCACGAGGCCGCTCACGTCATCCTGCACGCCGAGCAGACCGCAGCCGAGTACGTCGCCCACCGCGGCACCAAGGAGGCCGAGGCCGAGGCCACCGCCTACGTCGTCGCGGGCATCTTGAACATGGACACCAGCGCCTACAGCGTCGGCTACGTCGCCGGCTGGACCGGCGGCGACGTCGAGACCATCAAGGACACCGCCCGCAACGTGCTACGCGCCGCGCACACCCTGGCCGACGCCATCACCGAGCCCGAGACTGACGACGAGGCCGCCGCAGCTTGACCGACCTAATAGTACTATTGCCGTTGCAATCGCGTGGCGGCAATAGTACTATTAGGGTTGAGCGAGCGAGAGGGAAACGCGATGCGAGGGACCAGCGCCGGCGGGCCGATGAGCGGCCCGGACCTGTTCGACATGCTCGCCGCGGACGAGATGTCCGACGTCGTCCACATGATCCTGCCGAACTTCACCACCGCCTGTGGGCTCGACTTCCTCGACGTCTCGCGCGCAGGCCAGATCAAGGGCACCCGGCTCTACACGCTCACCAGCAGCCAGACCACGTGCCCCGGCTGCCTGGCCCGCGGCGACCTGTCGGCCCTGTGTCAGCGCATCAGCGCCAACCAGGCGCCCGTGCAGAACTGACCCGAATAGTACTGATCCCACTATTGGAGGAACGATGACCGCCCTGACCGGAGACCTCAGCCTCACCCTGCCCGACGGAACGACCCTGACCGGCTCGACAGACCTGGGTCTCGCGCGCCAGTGGGCCGAGCACGAGCACGGCGCGGCCGCGTGGGCCGCCCTGACCTGGACCGCGCGCAACGTCGAGACCGCGGCCGCCCTGGCCGCAGTGCGCGCCGCGGCGGGGGAGGGGTGACCTCGACGACCCGGCCGGCCCTGCGGGGCCGGCCGGCGAGGGGCCAGCCCCTCGCGCTCCCCGGAACCGCGCGCGACGGATCGCGAGCTCGAAGCGGACAGCCGCTCCGCGGCCGGCTGCGGCGCCTACGGCGCTCGTTTTCGCGCCGTGAAGCCTTCGGCAGCGTACGGTCGCCCGCCCTACGTTCAAGCGCTTTCGCGGCATATCCTCCCTCGGTCGCTGCGCTCCCTCAGTCCGGTATTCCACGGTCGCTTGCACTCCGGGCGGCCTCCCTAGCGGCGACAGAGTCGCCTTCACGGCAAGAAAACGTGGGTGAGGAGGAAGCCATGACCAGCGTGACCGTCTACAGCACCCCGCGGTGCATCCGCTGCAAGCTGACCAAGGACACCTTCGAGAAGAAGGGCGTGCAGGTCGTCGAGGTGCAGCTCGCGGACAACCCGGCCGCGTACGAGTACGTCACCGAGGAGCTGGGCTACTCCGAGGCCCCCGTCGTCGTGGTCGACGACAACGACCACTGGAGCGGCTTCCGGCCCGACCAGATCGAGCGCGTTGCCGCCATCGCTTGAACTCCCTTAGTGGGAATAGTACTATTAGGGGTATCAGGGTTAGTCAGATCGAACCGAAGGAGAAGACCATGAGCTACATCGTCCGCACCGGAAACCTCGCCTCGACGCCCGAACTGCGGCAGGGGGAGCACGGCCCGTACACCTACGCGCGGGTGATTGTCTCCGACCGCATCCGGCAGGAGGACGGCTCCTACGCCGACGGGCCGGCGGTCGCATACGACGTCGCCGTCAGCGGCAACCAGGCCACCAACCTCGTCGACGCCGCGCAGATGGGCGGCAACATTCGCGTCACGTTCGCCGGCCGCTACCGGGTCACCGAGTACCGCGGCGAGCAGGGCTCGCGCATCCAGCACGAGGTCAACGCCGACGAGGTCGCCGTCAGCCTGCGCGGCCAGACCGTGCGGGTCATCACGCCGTCGACCAGCGAGACCGGCGACTGACTGACCCATCGGTAACCAGACCCTCGGGCGGGGCGTCGAGCCACACTCCGCCCCGCCCGAGCGCCAGCCAGGTTCTACGCACCAACCCCAAGGAGATGCGATGACCACCACCGACACGACGACGGCGGCCGCAGCCGCCCTGGTGGGCGACCTGCCCACCGGCCTGCACCTGGCGCCGGTCGAGCACCTGCACCCGCACCCGAAGAACCCCAGGCGCGACGTCGGAGACGTCACCGAGCTCGCGGACTCGATCCGGGAGCACGGCATCCGCCAGCCGCTCCTCGCGGTCCCGGACCCCGGCGACCCCGACCGCTACCGACTGGTGATCGGCCACCGGCGCCTCGCCGGCGCCCGCGAGGCCGGACTGACCGAGGTGCCCGTCCTCGTCGACCCGACGCTGACCGAGACCGACCAGGTCGAGCTCATGCTCGTCGAGAACGTCCAGCGGGCCGACCTGACCCCGGTCGAGGAGGCTGACGGCTACCAGGGCCTGCTCGACCTGGGCCTGACCGTGGAGCAGGCCGCCACCAAGACGGGCCGCTCGGTGACGACGGTGCGCTCCCGGATGAAGCTTGTCGCGTTGCCCGAGGAGGCCCGCGAGAAGGTCCACAGCGGGCAGGCCACGCTAGACCAGGCGTCGCGGCTCCCCGACCTGGCGACGCTCACGGCCAGGCAGCGCGACAAGGTCGTGAAGGCGCTCGGCACGGGCAACTTCGAGTACGCGCTCCAAGAGGTGCGCCGGTCGGTGGAGAACGCC
This region of Xylanimonas allomyrinae genomic DNA includes:
- a CDS encoding single-stranded DNA-binding protein, whose translation is MSYIVRTGNLASTPELRQGEHGPYTYARVIVSDRIRQEDGSYADGPAVAYDVAVSGNQATNLVDAAQMGGNIRVTFAGRYRVTEYRGEQGSRIQHEVNADEVAVSLRGQTVRVITPSTSETGD
- a CDS encoding glutaredoxin domain-containing protein, producing MTSVTVYSTPRCIRCKLTKDTFEKKGVQVVEVQLADNPAAYEYVTEELGYSEAPVVVVDDNDHWSGFRPDQIERVAAIA
- a CDS encoding DUF6573 family protein; this translates as MDAMHELFGEVIHAYTRAQAIEDGVLVDATETAREAGFAVPVALTAAAWADAVAWNHGGGQDEAGRLWDVLFMAAMTVRGVTDPTTTRVPVRLLRVPNTARARRATLTTLHLHSGPATTASTSSPS
- a CDS encoding ArdC-like ssDNA-binding domain-containing protein yields the protein MARKIKTTKSPEERRAEAEALHATITEQVEALCESAAWTRFLEFARSFHHYSLNNLLLILAQKPEATQVAGYRTWQKLGRQVRKGERGIRIFGGRDVVTTAKDEETGEESETRRSRFFPVSVFDKSQTDAVAGVDDPGTIAHRLTGDDPAGILAAVVDYLTAEGWTVERAPIKGETNGYTTTDGTRRVVIDADLSPAQAAKTALHEAAHVILHAEQTAAEYVAHRGTKEAEAEATAYVVAGILNMDTSAYSVGYVAGWTGGDVETIKDTARNVLRAAHTLADAITEPETDDEAAAA